Proteins encoded together in one Campylobacter anatolicus window:
- a CDS encoding cytochrome C, whose translation MKKLDKVLLGLVAGVSIFAAGACAAQADAHVHMQQTEMARSIMANPKGTLKERGVISLQDYIVEEQEMYNWLFKNHPIFTKYGGKVDGKLNVVDRGHEWIEEGHGKDLSKVTKRDNGKGYSSMMYRIPATSTLMFPNKFVGPEKCGECHPAQYEAWSRSRHSTTIRFPGEHPEVNNNLTDPVFAADTAPILPQGITPDVVYATIGHLRTKMGFIDQWLLRGTYHVVGGLLRDGTGTITPGSNQWQRTWALNLTPETVKKIKKWIPEFPETLEEYGLNTGYVRGLASYAAKYKHTMNFQANSSYCEVCHPFKFDFKSSEEFYAALGNAKELQKHTVSKGVSCEECHGAGGHLDGATNFRISNCERCHQRFNWDPDTYKAHPLAKVAPDLALNSKFKSMGPGCGSEGSQSFFTAHYSKGMRCATCHDPHDTTGLVTGDKNIKGLNYNSEQGYLSSLYSKPKLKKECADCHKEQAYIAAKAETHKTNSCASCHMPFMMSCENFYAIQFQDNAGFDTQRRSHIWKIDVSPDRKSLVAGSTSKDARDGKDWHFQRNEDGRNFIDLMWACARTSWADLDMVENKGCHSPVLSELKETLHFKSQKQAYDEVMGWQTPIKNEFTAVKIGIEGMFKILETTKLDPSAKTRVYELIEKAQDTVDLIQKDGSWGMHAFKYTKQRLDAAKGYVEEAQRILNSKM comes from the coding sequence ATGAAAAAGTTGGATAAAGTGTTACTCGGACTTGTTGCTGGCGTTAGCATCTTTGCGGCAGGAGCCTGTGCCGCCCAAGCTGATGCTCACGTTCATATGCAACAAACCGAGATGGCACGAAGTATTATGGCAAACCCTAAAGGGACGCTAAAAGAAAGAGGTGTTATATCCTTGCAAGACTACATTGTAGAAGAGCAAGAGATGTATAACTGGCTTTTTAAAAACCACCCAATTTTTACAAAATATGGTGGTAAAGTAGATGGTAAGCTCAACGTCGTGGATCGCGGTCATGAGTGGATAGAAGAGGGACACGGAAAGGATCTATCAAAGGTAACTAAGCGTGATAATGGAAAAGGCTATAGTTCTATGATGTATAGAATCCCAGCCACTTCAACTCTTATGTTTCCTAACAAATTTGTAGGTCCAGAAAAGTGTGGCGAATGTCACCCAGCACAGTATGAAGCTTGGAGCAGATCAAGACACTCGACAACCATTCGTTTCCCTGGTGAACACCCAGAGGTAAATAATAACTTAACAGATCCAGTATTTGCAGCAGATACTGCACCTATTTTGCCACAAGGTATCACACCTGATGTTGTATATGCAACAATTGGACACCTTAGAACAAAAATGGGCTTTATCGACCAATGGTTGCTACGCGGAACATACCACGTAGTAGGCGGTCTATTAAGAGATGGTACAGGAACGATAACACCAGGATCAAACCAATGGCAAAGAACTTGGGCGTTAAATTTAACTCCTGAAACTGTTAAAAAGATCAAAAAATGGATCCCTGAGTTCCCTGAAACTCTTGAAGAGTATGGCTTAAATACTGGCTATGTAAGAGGTCTTGCATCTTATGCTGCTAAGTATAAACACACTATGAATTTCCAAGCAAACAGCTCATACTGCGAAGTATGCCACCCATTCAAATTTGATTTTAAATCAAGCGAAGAGTTTTATGCAGCACTTGGTAACGCTAAAGAGCTACAAAAACACACTGTCTCAAAAGGTGTATCCTGTGAGGAGTGCCACGGAGCTGGTGGACACCTTGATGGTGCTACAAATTTTAGAATATCTAACTGCGAACGTTGCCACCAAAGATTTAACTGGGATCCAGACACTTATAAGGCACATCCGCTTGCAAAAGTTGCTCCAGATTTAGCACTTAACTCTAAATTTAAATCAATGGGACCAGGATGCGGATCTGAAGGATCACAGTCATTCTTTACAGCCCACTATTCAAAAGGTATGAGATGTGCTACTTGCCACGATCCACACGACACTACAGGTCTTGTAACTGGTGATAAGAACATCAAAGGACTAAACTATAACTCAGAGCAAGGATACCTAAGCTCACTTTATAGTAAACCAAAACTTAAAAAAGAGTGTGCTGATTGTCACAAAGAGCAAGCTTATATAGCAGCTAAGGCAGAGACTCACAAAACTAACTCTTGTGCATCTTGCCATATGCCGTTTATGATGAGTTGCGAGAACTTCTATGCTATTCAATTCCAAGACAATGCTGGTTTTGATACTCAAAGAAGATCACATATTTGGAAGATAGATGTTAGTCCAGATCGCAAGTCTCTTGTAGCTGGCTCAACTTCAAAAGATGCTAGAGATGGTAAAGATTGGCACTTCCAAAGAAATGAAGACGGTAGAAACTTTATTGATCTAATGTGGGCTTGCGCTAGAACATCTTGGGCTGATCTTGATATGGTTGAAAACAAAGGTTGTCATAGTCCTGTTCTCTCAGAATTAAAAGAGACATTACACTTCAAATCACAAAAACAAGCTTATGATGAAGTTATGGGATGGCAAACTCCTATCAAGAATGAATTTACTGCAGTTAAGATTGGTATAGAGGGAATGTTTAAAATTCTTGAAACAACTAAACTTGATCCAAGTGCTAAGACAAGAGTCTATGAGTTGATTGAAAAAGCACAAGACACCGTTGATCTAATCCAAAAAGATGGATCTTGGGGTATGCATGCATTCAAATACACTAAACAAAGACTTGACGCTGCTAAAGGATACGTAGAAGAAGCTCAAAGAATTTTGAATAGTAAAATGTAA
- a CDS encoding manganese efflux pump MntP family protein, whose translation MQILLIAFALAMDSVALAMANGAKCQNINIKQILKLAFTFGAFQAIMPFLGYILGLSFISFIASIDHFIAFFILIFLGIKMIHEAYESKDDNCVLNLSNKELILGAIATSIDALAVGITFGFADIKIVNACVIIGVTCFILCFIACYIGKIVGEILEHKALVLGGLILVFIGFKILIEHLNA comes from the coding sequence ATGCAGATTTTACTCATCGCCTTTGCCTTAGCTATGGATAGCGTTGCTCTTGCGATGGCAAATGGTGCAAAGTGTCAAAATATCAATATAAAACAAATTTTAAAACTTGCATTTACATTTGGTGCATTTCAAGCTATTATGCCATTTTTAGGTTATATTTTAGGGCTTAGCTTTATAAGTTTTATAGCCTCTATCGATCACTTCATTGCATTTTTTATACTAATTTTTCTAGGAATTAAAATGATACACGAGGCCTATGAGAGCAAAGATGATAATTGTGTATTAAATCTTTCAAACAAAGAGCTCATCCTTGGTGCGATCGCTACAAGTATCGATGCACTCGCTGTTGGTATAACTTTTGGCTTTGCTGATATTAAAATAGTTAACGCTTGTGTAATCATAGGCGTGACCTGTTTTATACTCTGTTTTATCGCCTGTTATATCGGTAAAATCGTAGGCGAAATTTTAGAGCACAAAGCTCTTGTTTTAGGCGGTTTAATACTTGTTTTTATTGGATTTAAAATTTTAATAGAACACTTAAATGCATAA
- a CDS encoding FKBP-type peptidyl-prolyl cis-trans isomerase N-terminal domain-containing protein has protein sequence MQKQILKSFISVLFLTSCAFSVELNTDTQKESYSIGASTGGHIANQILGHKKLGVLTDVDALVQGFIDGLKKQNKLSDDEILNSLNKRADALNKANEAIKKAELDKNKKASKDFMNKNAKNKNVKTTASGLQYEILKAGKGEKPKPESIVLVNYRAYLPNGEVFEDSYKAKTSVTLSLITVIEGLKEGLVLMNTGSTYKFVIPSELAYGDEDVDVIPAGSAVVFEVELLQVGKPGTTFNKTDKNSEDNKSSAKQ, from the coding sequence ATGCAAAAACAAATTTTAAAAAGCTTCATCTCGGTCTTATTTTTAACAAGTTGTGCTTTTAGCGTTGAGCTTAACACTGATACTCAAAAAGAGTCTTACAGTATCGGAGCATCTACTGGTGGGCATATAGCAAACCAAATTTTAGGACACAAAAAACTTGGAGTTTTAACTGACGTAGATGCATTAGTGCAAGGCTTTATCGATGGTCTTAAAAAACAAAACAAGCTTTCAGACGATGAGATATTAAATTCGTTAAACAAAAGAGCTGACGCACTAAATAAGGCAAATGAAGCTATCAAAAAAGCAGAGCTTGATAAAAATAAAAAAGCATCAAAAGATTTTATGAACAAAAACGCAAAAAATAAAAATGTAAAAACTACAGCTTCAGGCTTACAATATGAAATTTTAAAAGCAGGGAAAGGTGAAAAGCCAAAGCCTGAAAGCATAGTTTTAGTTAATTATAGAGCGTATTTACCAAACGGCGAAGTTTTTGAGGATAGTTATAAAGCTAAAACATCCGTAACACTATCACTAATAACTGTTATAGAGGGTCTAAAAGAAGGTTTGGTATTAATGAATACCGGATCAACATATAAATTTGTCATACCGAGCGAACTTGCTTACGGAGATGAAGATGTTGATGTGATTCCTGCTGGCTCTGCCGTAGTTTTTGAAGTTGAGCTTTTGCAAGTTGGTAAACCAGGGACAACATTTAATAAAACAGATAAAAATAGCGAAGATAACAAGTCTAGTGCTAAGCAGTAA
- a CDS encoding 4Fe-4S dicluster domain-containing protein, with amino-acid sequence MDTKNNRRAFMKYVALGSAAIGMTAYAVADPQTNSEKEETKKPHFGMIFDQNKCVGCTECELACVKTNLVPKGQMRLFVEDKTDQNNRLERRFVRISCQQCQDAPCVNVCPTNACCRDEKTGIVTMNTDDCIACKYCIVACPYDVRFINHETKAAESCNFCIDTKLAKGEEPACVSSCRYDALVFGDLNDKNSHISKLLAIKDSLRMRPECGTSPSLRYIPAVKMGV; translated from the coding sequence ATGGACACTAAAAACAACAGAAGAGCGTTTATGAAGTATGTCGCTCTTGGCTCTGCTGCGATTGGTATGACAGCTTATGCTGTGGCAGATCCACAAACAAACTCAGAAAAAGAAGAGACAAAAAAACCACATTTTGGTATGATTTTTGATCAAAACAAATGTGTTGGTTGCACCGAGTGTGAGTTAGCCTGTGTGAAAACTAACTTGGTGCCAAAAGGACAGATGAGACTTTTTGTAGAGGATAAAACAGATCAAAATAACCGCTTAGAGCGTAGATTTGTTAGAATTTCTTGTCAACAATGTCAAGATGCACCTTGTGTTAACGTATGTCCTACAAACGCTTGTTGTAGAGATGAAAAAACTGGCATCGTTACTATGAATACCGATGACTGCATCGCCTGTAAATACTGCATTGTAGCCTGCCCTTATGATGTAAGGTTTATAAATCACGAAACAAAAGCAGCTGAAAGCTGTAACTTCTGTATAGATACAAAACTAGCTAAAGGCGAAGAGCCAGCTTGTGTATCTTCTTGCAGATACGATGCACTTGTATTTGGTGATTTAAACGATAAAAATTCTCATATAAGTAAGCTTTTAGCCATAAAAGATAGCTTAAGAATGCGTCCAGAATGTGGCACAAGCCCTAGTTTAAGATATATACCAGCCGTAAAGATGGGGGTGTGA
- a CDS encoding response regulator transcription factor codes for MSEINYSVLDILSNKKALCLEDEPKILKNLTESLELFFSDVVGVRDGKEALDEALSGLYDVLILDISVPHIDGIEIARCVREKNHKIPIIIITSHTEQEYLWRVVELKITRYIPKPFDKETIITALKDVALDLTDHQPIIKLKDGVRYDPAKKIIYTNNEIFHISKSESRLLEYFLRHKNKNITYEELFDYLWEFDQPSKEAIKTIVKELRKKIGKDVIKNLYGVGYLCEI; via the coding sequence ATGAGCGAGATTAATTATAGTGTATTGGATATTTTGTCAAACAAGAAAGCTCTTTGCCTTGAAGATGAGCCTAAAATTTTAAAAAATTTAACTGAGTCTTTAGAGCTTTTCTTTAGTGATGTTGTTGGAGTGAGAGATGGTAAAGAAGCTCTTGATGAAGCCTTAAGCGGACTTTATGATGTATTAATTTTAGATATCAGCGTCCCACATATAGATGGCATAGAGATCGCAAGGTGTGTGCGTGAAAAAAATCACAAAATCCCGATAATAATCATAACAAGCCACACCGAACAAGAGTATCTTTGGCGTGTAGTAGAGCTTAAAATAACAAGATATATACCAAAGCCATTCGATAAAGAAACTATCATAACCGCTTTAAAAGATGTCGCACTAGATTTGACAGATCATCAGCCAATCATAAAGCTAAAAGATGGCGTTAGATATGATCCAGCCAAAAAAATCATCTACACAAATAATGAAATTTTTCACATTTCAAAGAGTGAAAGTCGACTGTTAGAGTATTTTTTAAGACACAAAAATAAAAATATTACTTATGAAGAGCTGTTTGATTATCTGTGGGAGTTTGACCAGCCAAGCAAAGAGGCGATAAAAACTATTGTCAAAGAGCTACGCAAAAAGATAGGCAAAGATGTGATTAAAAATTTATATGGCGTGGGGTATCTGTGTGAAATATAG
- the nrfD gene encoding NrfD/PsrC family molybdoenzyme membrane anchor subunit — protein sequence MNGAINFTQTFSHGAVIWHWPIAVYLLLAGMSGGALIVAIMIKYYKKQTGITPLFKAASSLALVTILLGMVCLVGDLDRPLLFWKILINYNFKSVMSIGVAALCIYIPLCFVMCIYAFEEELKKTPLKRLVEILMAILNPLRKPLYTLALIFAIAVCAYTGFLISVLVRFPILNTAVLPALFVASGLSAGIAGSSLIATACFKEETHSSDMKILHTIEWPVLVAEILLITMLFVSLIIGSEVQKIASTAFLDGFYAKMFWIGVVGIGFVAPIVINFCLGKKFASTHFAFYLSAIASIIGVLMLRMFILYAGQTYSILI from the coding sequence ATGAATGGTGCTATAAATTTTACACAAACTTTCTCGCACGGAGCTGTTATTTGGCATTGGCCTATCGCTGTGTATTTATTACTTGCTGGTATGAGTGGTGGGGCACTTATAGTAGCTATTATGATAAAGTATTACAAAAAACAAACTGGCATCACGCCACTTTTTAAAGCTGCTAGTTCGCTCGCACTTGTAACTATACTTCTTGGTATGGTTTGTCTTGTTGGTGATCTTGATAGACCACTTTTATTTTGGAAAATTTTAATCAACTATAACTTCAAATCAGTTATGTCTATCGGTGTTGCAGCACTTTGTATCTATATACCACTATGTTTTGTTATGTGTATTTATGCGTTTGAAGAAGAGCTTAAAAAGACACCTTTAAAAAGACTTGTAGAAATTTTAATGGCTATTTTAAATCCACTTCGAAAACCATTATATACTCTTGCACTAATATTTGCAATTGCAGTTTGTGCCTATACTGGCTTTCTTATCTCTGTATTGGTTAGATTTCCTATACTTAACACAGCTGTTTTACCGGCACTTTTTGTCGCTTCTGGTCTTTCTGCCGGTATCGCTGGTTCAAGCCTTATCGCAACAGCTTGTTTTAAAGAAGAGACTCACAGTAGCGATATGAAGATACTTCATACGATAGAATGGCCTGTATTAGTAGCTGAAATTTTACTAATTACAATGCTTTTTGTATCACTTATAATCGGTAGCGAAGTACAAAAAATTGCAAGCACAGCATTCCTTGATGGTTTTTATGCTAAAATGTTTTGGATAGGCGTAGTTGGCATAGGTTTTGTCGCTCCTATCGTGATAAACTTCTGTCTTGGTAAAAAATTTGCCTCAACGCATTTTGCATTTTATCTAAGTGCTATTGCTAGTATTATTGGTGTTTTGATGCTACGTATGTTTATACTATACGCAGGGCAGACTTATAGCATTTTGATTTAA
- a CDS encoding GGDEF domain-containing protein, with product MLLKQVFVWNKDFETTYESIDTEHKYLVDLLNSLGDKISDKSTKIQDLKHIFDELIDYTGYHFNNEEQLSKMIGVDTRHRNEHVAAHKRFVKRVLELRNNVESSVDFRVEGKETLDFLVSWLTFHILGMDKLLTLQMRMIEQGKSPADAYEIVINSGDNRQINALVNSFNSVFGSLVKYNEELLAMKRALESEVSKRTIELEIANKKLQFIAMSDHLTGLSNRRMAISTIQECITTLQTKGKIFSVIMLDLDRFKSINDKYGHDAGDRVLCEFSKVLKFESRTDDVVCRLGGDEFLIICPDTNTNGVINLALKLLKAINKICIKFDDGGEWSGSSSIGIATANSETKTTEHIIKSADIAVYKAKELGRNCVCNAYGKIS from the coding sequence TTGCTATTAAAACAAGTATTTGTATGGAATAAAGACTTCGAAACAACATACGAAAGTATCGATACTGAACATAAATATCTAGTTGATTTACTAAATTCTCTAGGTGATAAAATATCTGATAAATCAACAAAAATACAAGATTTAAAGCATATATTTGATGAGCTTATTGACTATACAGGTTATCATTTTAACAACGAAGAACAACTATCAAAGATGATTGGTGTAGATACGCGACACCGCAATGAACACGTTGCAGCACATAAGAGATTTGTTAAGCGTGTTTTAGAACTTAGAAATAACGTAGAAAGTAGTGTTGATTTTAGAGTGGAAGGTAAAGAAACTCTTGACTTTTTAGTTAGTTGGCTTACATTTCATATACTTGGTATGGATAAGCTTTTAACTCTACAAATGCGGATGATAGAGCAAGGCAAAAGTCCAGCTGATGCATATGAAATCGTCATCAACTCAGGCGATAATAGACAAATAAATGCTCTTGTAAATTCGTTTAATAGCGTGTTTGGCTCCCTTGTGAAATACAATGAAGAGCTTTTGGCTATGAAAAGAGCTCTTGAGTCGGAAGTGTCAAAACGTACAATAGAACTAGAGATAGCAAATAAAAAATTGCAATTTATCGCGATGTCTGACCATCTGACTGGACTTTCAAATCGACGAATGGCAATTAGTACAATACAAGAGTGCATAACCACGCTACAAACAAAGGGTAAAATTTTTTCTGTTATTATGTTAGATCTTGACCGTTTTAAGTCCATAAATGACAAATATGGACACGACGCTGGGGATAGGGTACTTTGTGAGTTTTCAAAGGTGTTAAAATTTGAAAGTCGCACTGATGATGTAGTGTGCCGTCTCGGTGGCGATGAGTTTTTGATCATATGTCCTGATACTAATACTAATGGTGTTATAAATTTAGCACTAAAACTACTAAAAGCAATAAATAAAATTTGTATCAAATTTGATGACGGTGGTGAATGGTCCGGCTCTTCAAGCATTGGTATAGCTACAGCAAATAGCGAGACAAAAACAACAGAACATATCATCAAATCCGCAGATATAGCAGTCTATAAAGCAAAAGAATTAGGCAGAAACTGCGTCTGCAACGCCTATGGTAAAATAAGCTAA
- a CDS encoding c-type heme family protein codes for MKYRFAIIIFMFIMLYSIIIGLFFNFYKELSIKDAKIEAFHVLETMNAVRDYVANIQRPLIDELKQNGTMSPEFFDARLLSSSYISNEIYKIQASKKNIHYTYRLVATDPLNPAHEGTEFENEILEGFKQKKYEFYSKIISENNQRYIFVGLPIKNSQASCVTCHNINSAPKSMKESYKNIDSFEGKVGDTIAMMSLKVPVKSVLNNHKDEFMFSGVLIFIVFLMLMFFVFKIHEKVAKIKAQNELLMINQSRLASMGEMIRNISHQWKQPLAQISSTLVNLELYNERGKLTKQMLEEKIKETDEQVKFMSDTIDDFKNFFNPNMPKSEFTSEQAITQTCKLLNAALKKYIIHINIDIKENFICFGNINEIIQILINIINNAKEAFSTSHVKDRYINISSFVDKNKKTITIENNAGNIDKNVINKIFNPNFSTKKTGSGLGLYMSKMIIKKYNGEIEVDNINDGVKFTINIFC; via the coding sequence GTGAAATATAGATTTGCGATAATTATATTTATGTTTATAATGCTTTACTCTATAATAATAGGCTTATTTTTCAACTTCTATAAAGAATTATCCATAAAAGACGCTAAGATAGAGGCTTTTCACGTACTTGAAACTATGAATGCAGTCAGAGACTATGTTGCAAATATCCAGCGTCCGCTTATAGATGAGCTAAAACAAAATGGCACAATGTCACCTGAATTTTTCGATGCTAGATTGCTCTCATCATCTTATATATCAAATGAAATTTATAAGATCCAAGCATCCAAAAAAAACATACACTACACTTACAGACTAGTCGCTACTGATCCATTAAATCCAGCACATGAGGGCACGGAGTTTGAAAATGAAATTTTAGAAGGATTTAAACAAAAAAAATATGAATTTTACTCAAAAATTATCAGCGAAAATAACCAGCGTTATATATTTGTCGGACTACCTATTAAAAATTCTCAAGCCTCCTGTGTAACGTGCCATAACATAAACTCAGCACCAAAAAGCATGAAAGAAAGTTATAAAAACATAGATAGTTTTGAGGGTAAAGTTGGCGATACGATAGCGATGATGTCTCTTAAAGTCCCAGTAAAAAGTGTGCTAAACAATCATAAAGATGAATTTATGTTTAGTGGAGTTTTGATATTTATTGTATTTTTGATGTTGATGTTTTTTGTATTTAAAATACATGAAAAAGTCGCTAAGATCAAGGCACAAAATGAACTTTTGATGATAAATCAAAGTCGCCTTGCCTCAATGGGCGAGATGATACGAAATATCTCGCACCAGTGGAAGCAACCACTTGCACAAATAAGCTCAACACTTGTAAATTTAGAGCTTTATAACGAACGTGGAAAGCTAACAAAACAGATGCTTGAAGAGAAGATTAAAGAGACTGACGAGCAAGTTAAATTTATGTCTGATACGATCGATGACTTTAAAAATTTCTTTAACCCAAATATGCCAAAGAGCGAATTTACAAGCGAACAAGCCATAACACAGACATGCAAGTTACTAAATGCGGCACTTAAAAAATATATAATACATATAAATATAGATATAAAAGAAAATTTTATCTGTTTTGGAAATATTAACGAAATTATACAAATTTTAATCAATATTATAAACAACGCAAAAGAGGCTTTTAGTACATCACATGTAAAAGATAGATATATCAATATCTCTTCATTTGTCGATAAAAACAAAAAAACAATCACTATCGAAAATAATGCTGGAAATATCGACAAAAACGTAATAAACAAGATCTTTAATCCAAATTTTAGTACTAAAAAAACTGGAAGTGGGCTAGGACTTTATATGAGTAAAATGATAATAAAAAAATACAACGGAGAGATCGAAGTTGATAATATAAATGATGGCGTAAAATTCACAATTAATATTTTTTGTTGA
- a CDS encoding DUF4197 domain-containing protein yields MRKFVTFLLLCCLAIDTNANLSDAISSGLKVASSLSVSKDYKAIVSNALNLAVKELSNSGYLNSAVAKIPLPNGLQGAANLAKKVGGEKWANELIISINNAASTAVPEAASIFSDTIKNMNNDEIKSVMSGGKDSFTKFLQDRSGDKLQKVFKPIIKNMMSDNKFATAYNGLNSFIANSSVTSSDTIKSVKNLASNLGMSEYVPDSGEDLNDYITRKTLDGLFNVMSEKESGLKSGIVGKGNGILNKVLK; encoded by the coding sequence ATGAGAAAATTTGTAACATTTTTACTACTTTGTTGCTTGGCGATTGATACAAATGCAAATTTGAGTGATGCGATAAGCTCAGGCTTAAAGGTAGCTAGTAGCTTAAGTGTTAGTAAGGATTATAAAGCCATAGTTTCAAACGCTTTAAATTTAGCCGTTAAAGAGCTATCAAATAGTGGATATTTAAATAGTGCAGTAGCTAAGATCCCACTTCCAAATGGACTGCAAGGGGCTGCAAATTTAGCTAAAAAGGTAGGTGGAGAGAAGTGGGCAAATGAGCTTATAATATCAATAAATAACGCCGCTAGCACCGCTGTACCAGAGGCTGCGAGCATATTTAGCGATACGATTAAAAATATGAATAACGATGAGATCAAGTCTGTAATGAGCGGTGGTAAAGATAGCTTTACTAAATTTTTACAAGATAGATCAGGCGATAAACTACAAAAAGTTTTTAAACCGATTATTAAAAATATGATGAGTGATAATAAATTTGCCACTGCATACAACGGACTAAATTCATTTATCGCAAATAGTTCAGTAACAAGTAGTGATACGATAAAATCGGTTAAAAACCTAGCTTCAAATTTAGGTATGAGCGAGTATGTCCCAGACAGTGGCGAGGATTTAAACGACTACATCACACGTAAAACTTTAGATGGGCTTTTTAACGTTATGAGTGAAAAGGAGAGTGGATTAAAAAGTGGCATAGTCGGCAAAGGAAATGGTATATTAAATAAAGTTTTAAAGTAG